The Prosthecochloris marina genome window below encodes:
- the fni gene encoding type 2 isopentenyl-diphosphate Delta-isomerase: MNESKTITVDRKQSHVETCLNKMVYFDSKTTGFEHYEFTHNAAPEINHNEIDLSTNMFGHRISYPFMISSMTGGYGKAKHLNRSFAQTAEKLNIPLAIGSMRQALENASYRQSFSVVRQFAPSIPILANIGAPEVAKGLTNQEINLLIDIIDADGLIVHLNPAQELFQPEGNTNFKNFLKKLQQLTCAIDAPVIAKEVGCGISSATAAALADAGVQTIDVAGAGGISWQKVEEERYLEQFQHENRFSPSVLRELLNWGIPTAQCLTDIAALKEDKKQYQHIKVIASGGISNGLDIAKAIALGAEICASAGMMLKALHDSRLEKTILTWMNDLRAVMFLTGAKNITQLQKTLISLKKG; encoded by the coding sequence ATGAATGAATCTAAAACCATAACGGTAGATCGCAAGCAAAGCCATGTCGAAACCTGCCTCAATAAAATGGTTTATTTCGACAGTAAAACAACCGGTTTCGAGCACTATGAGTTTACGCACAATGCTGCTCCTGAAATAAATCACAACGAAATAGACCTGTCTACAAACATGTTCGGTCACCGGATATCATACCCCTTTATGATCTCCTCCATGACAGGTGGATACGGTAAAGCCAAGCATCTCAACCGTTCATTTGCACAAACAGCGGAAAAGCTGAATATCCCACTCGCAATAGGCAGCATGCGCCAGGCACTCGAAAACGCTTCATACAGGCAAAGCTTCAGTGTCGTTCGTCAGTTTGCTCCATCCATCCCCATACTGGCCAACATCGGTGCACCCGAGGTTGCAAAAGGCCTTACGAACCAAGAAATCAACCTTCTTATCGACATTATCGATGCAGATGGCCTGATTGTCCATCTCAACCCTGCCCAGGAACTTTTTCAGCCGGAAGGAAATACCAATTTCAAAAACTTCCTGAAGAAACTACAGCAACTGACATGCGCGATCGATGCCCCGGTTATAGCTAAAGAAGTCGGCTGTGGCATTTCATCGGCAACTGCAGCCGCACTTGCCGATGCCGGAGTTCAGACTATCGACGTTGCCGGAGCAGGGGGAATCAGTTGGCAGAAGGTTGAAGAAGAACGTTATCTGGAGCAATTTCAGCATGAAAACCGTTTCAGCCCCTCGGTCCTCCGGGAGCTGCTCAACTGGGGCATACCAACTGCACAGTGCCTTACCGATATCGCCGCACTTAAAGAGGATAAAAAGCAGTACCAACACATCAAAGTTATTGCATCGGGCGGTATTTCCAATGGTCTCGATATTGCGAAGGCAATTGCTCTTGGCGCTGAGATTTGTGCATCTGCAGGTATGATGCTCAAAGCACTTCATGATTCCAGGCTTGAAAAAACCATTCTCACATGGATGAACGACCTCAGGGCCGTGATGTTTCTCACGGGAGCAAAAAACATAACACAACTGCAAAAAACCCTCATTTCGTTAAAAAAAGGATAG
- a CDS encoding polyprenyl synthetase family protein, whose amino-acid sequence MNISVTSEQVEQKYQQYHKRINDALDNCFTNNTPESLYAPAKYILAGKGKRIRPFLTLLASEAVCGSSVNAIHTALAIEILHNFTLVHDDIMDQADLRHGRPTVHTKWDSTAAILSGDMMIAIAYEYALQTKTSRHNELVHILNDANITICEGQAIDMELEQRKDATITDYLDMISKKTGRLISASLEAGGIVGDGTSEQLEKLVIFGNKIGRAFQVQDDYLDIMAEDGKSGKVPGGDVINGKKTYLLLRSLDLATDSEKNLLQSVINNNGISPERVPEIRGIYERCGVLDEARELINADTEAALSAVETLPYDEGREYLKGFALKLMKRDF is encoded by the coding sequence ATGAATATCAGTGTAACATCAGAACAGGTTGAACAAAAATACCAGCAGTATCATAAACGTATCAACGACGCACTGGACAACTGCTTTACCAACAACACTCCTGAAAGCCTTTATGCACCCGCCAAATATATTCTGGCAGGCAAAGGAAAAAGAATTCGCCCCTTCCTTACACTTCTCGCCTCTGAAGCGGTATGCGGATCGAGCGTAAATGCGATACACACTGCACTTGCAATCGAGATTCTCCACAATTTTACCCTTGTACATGACGACATCATGGATCAGGCCGACCTCCGTCACGGAAGGCCGACAGTTCATACCAAATGGGATTCTACCGCAGCAATCTTATCGGGCGACATGATGATCGCAATTGCTTATGAATATGCTTTACAGACAAAAACGTCGCGGCATAACGAACTTGTTCATATTCTCAATGATGCGAACATCACCATTTGTGAGGGACAGGCAATCGACATGGAACTGGAGCAACGTAAAGATGCCACTATCACCGATTACCTCGATATGATATCAAAAAAAACAGGACGGCTTATATCCGCATCACTCGAGGCAGGCGGTATTGTCGGCGATGGTACCTCTGAGCAACTTGAAAAGCTGGTGATTTTCGGAAACAAAATCGGGCGAGCCTTTCAGGTACAGGATGACTATCTCGATATTATGGCCGAGGATGGTAAATCAGGAAAAGTGCCAGGTGGAGATGTGATCAACGGTAAAAAAACATATCTGCTCCTCCGTTCCCTCGATTTGGCAACCGACTCAGAAAAGAATCTCTTACAGTCCGTTATCAACAATAATGGCATTTCACCCGAAAGAGTCCCGGAAATCAGGGGAATTTATGAACGATGCGGAGTGCTTGACGAAGCAAGGGAACTGATCAATGCCGACACGGAAGCTGCGCTCTCTGCCGTCGAAACCCTGCCTTATGATGAAGGCAGGGAATATCTCAAAGGTTTTGCTCTCAAACTCATGAAGCGTGATTTCTGA
- the dprA gene encoding DNA-processing protein DprA — MISDPTILLVLSQIPGLGPARINILQKHIGGSSIFDAKIEDLAHVPGIGTKIAETIVGFFHNSHALDQAKKSAEQQLSLLDRYQANLITLEDPSYPPFLREIYDPPPYLFIRGNIEAAHAPCISIVGTRKATQYGRKVVEHICSGLVAEGFTIVSGFAYGIDTAAHKAALEHQGKTIAVLAGGVDNPHTDPTGNIWPRMIEQGAIVSEEWLESTITPAKFPKRNRLIAGLSKGTLIVESDKKGGSLITASYALDQNRDVFAVPGSIFSKTSAGTNALIENGQAKLVTTADDIIAELCPGPQGSRARNFVETKEPPITPEEKAIFDHLDDNPVHIDVLAEKTAMDPSMLLVLLFELELKQLAEQQPGQMFRKSI, encoded by the coding sequence GTGATTTCTGACCCAACCATTCTTCTTGTCCTATCGCAAATCCCTGGTCTTGGCCCGGCAAGAATAAACATACTCCAAAAGCATATTGGCGGCTCTTCAATCTTTGATGCAAAGATTGAAGATTTAGCCCATGTTCCGGGCATAGGAACAAAAATCGCAGAAACCATCGTCGGATTTTTTCATAATTCTCATGCTCTCGACCAAGCAAAAAAGTCAGCGGAACAACAACTTTCTCTGCTCGACCGCTATCAAGCAAACCTCATCACCCTCGAAGATCCATCGTATCCGCCATTTCTCAGAGAAATCTACGATCCACCACCGTACCTTTTTATACGTGGAAATATAGAAGCCGCACACGCCCCCTGTATTTCAATAGTCGGTACAAGAAAGGCAACCCAATATGGCAGAAAAGTTGTCGAACACATATGCAGCGGCCTTGTAGCCGAAGGGTTCACCATCGTCAGCGGATTTGCCTACGGGATTGATACTGCTGCCCATAAAGCTGCACTGGAACATCAGGGTAAAACAATTGCCGTTCTGGCAGGAGGAGTGGACAACCCTCATACGGACCCTACAGGCAACATCTGGCCACGCATGATCGAGCAAGGTGCCATAGTTTCGGAAGAATGGCTTGAAAGCACCATTACACCTGCGAAATTCCCTAAAAGAAACCGTCTTATAGCAGGACTCTCAAAGGGAACATTGATCGTTGAATCGGACAAAAAAGGCGGCTCATTGATCACAGCATCGTATGCCTTGGACCAGAACAGGGATGTTTTTGCCGTTCCGGGCAGTATCTTCTCAAAGACCTCGGCTGGAACAAACGCTCTGATTGAAAACGGTCAAGCAAAACTTGTCACTACAGCAGACGACATTATTGCAGAACTCTGTCCCGGCCCTCAAGGAAGTCGTGCCCGAAACTTCGTTGAAACAAAGGAGCCCCCCATAACACCGGAAGAAAAAGCCATTTTCGATCATTTGGATGATAACCCCGTACACATAGATGTACTTGCAGAAAAAACAGCCATGGATCCCTCGATGCTTCTTGTACTTCTCTTCGAGCTCGAGCTGAAGCAACTGGCCGAACAGCAACCCGGACAGATGTTCAGAAAAAGCATCTGA
- a CDS encoding OmpH family outer membrane protein, with amino-acid sequence MILILSVLAVAPSALAATGTEKTGLVDTQKVLDQMPEKKKAENILTATGTQWQKGLDKLKKDFQTAATDYEKQKKSLSKTAIEQKEKDLNLKYQSIQKYQLEKFGPGGAMEKKQNELFAPIRQKFLNAVQAVAKKEGFSVIIDKQAVVYGDKSADITFKVIDQLK; translated from the coding sequence ATGATTTTGATTCTGAGTGTACTTGCCGTTGCACCTTCAGCACTTGCTGCGACAGGTACCGAGAAGACAGGTCTCGTCGATACGCAAAAAGTTTTGGACCAGATGCCCGAAAAAAAGAAAGCTGAAAACATACTCACAGCAACAGGCACGCAATGGCAAAAAGGCCTTGATAAGCTTAAAAAAGATTTCCAGACCGCCGCAACGGACTATGAAAAACAGAAAAAATCCCTTTCAAAAACAGCTATAGAACAAAAAGAAAAAGACCTCAACCTTAAATACCAGAGCATACAGAAGTATCAATTGGAAAAGTTTGGTCCGGGTGGAGCAATGGAAAAAAAGCAAAATGAACTTTTTGCCCCAATCCGCCAGAAATTTCTCAATGCCGTACAGGCTGTTGCTAAAAAAGAGGGTTTTTCGGTAATAATCGACAAACAGGCCGTAGTTTACGGAGATAAGTCTGCAGATATTACGTTCAAGGTCATCGATCAGCTTAAATAA
- the lptC gene encoding LPS export ABC transporter periplasmic protein LptC, whose protein sequence is MLSLRYILVTFWLTLLLCCISCTEPQPEKRAADTSFLGEEQPLQESWNVNMTIFKEDRIHAVITAGHFAEYKKNDIITRQLDKGLKITFFDSSGTSSSTLTADKGTVYNNNDMEAFDNVVITSESTVIRTDYIKRLADEKKLWSDKYVVIQKQNETIRGYGFESDESLKNYTIFKASGESNF, encoded by the coding sequence ATGCTCTCTTTACGTTATATCCTGGTAACTTTTTGGTTAACCCTCTTATTATGCTGTATCAGCTGCACCGAACCACAACCAGAAAAGCGTGCAGCTGATACCAGTTTTCTTGGCGAAGAGCAACCACTCCAGGAAAGCTGGAACGTCAACATGACAATATTCAAAGAAGACAGGATACATGCAGTTATAACTGCAGGTCATTTTGCAGAGTATAAAAAAAACGATATAATCACCCGTCAGCTCGATAAAGGTCTAAAGATTACTTTTTTTGATAGCAGCGGGACGTCGTCCTCTACTCTCACTGCCGACAAAGGGACCGTATATAACAACAATGACATGGAAGCTTTCGACAATGTTGTCATAACTTCCGAAAGCACTGTCATACGAACAGATTACATAAAAAGACTTGCGGACGAAAAAAAACTATGGTCTGACAAATATGTCGTCATTCAGAAACAGAATGAAACCATCAGGGGATACGGATTTGAAAGCGATGAATCCCTGAAAAATTATACGATTTTCAAAGCAAGCGGTGAGTCCAATTTTTAA
- the panD gene encoding aspartate 1-decarboxylase, with product MRLHLLKSKIHNAVVTSGDLEYEGSITIDSELLELANMLPNEKVLCVNNNNGVRFETYIIEGKPGSKEIQLNGAAARCALPGDEIIIMAFAEIEAEEAKSFKPMILIVDKHNNPKRRHLVGEEDNPL from the coding sequence ATGAGATTACATCTTTTAAAATCAAAAATTCATAATGCAGTCGTAACCAGCGGAGACCTCGAATACGAAGGCAGCATCACTATAGACAGCGAACTGCTCGAACTTGCAAATATGCTACCCAATGAAAAGGTTCTGTGCGTCAACAATAACAACGGGGTACGCTTCGAAACATATATCATAGAAGGAAAACCGGGTTCAAAGGAAATTCAGTTGAACGGTGCCGCAGCACGATGCGCTTTACCTGGCGATGAGATAATAATCATGGCGTTTGCAGAGATAGAAGCAGAAGAAGCAAAATCCTTCAAGCCCATGATTCTCATCGTGGACAAGCACAACAATCCCAAACGCCGCCACCTTGTCGGCGAAGAAGACAATCCATTGTAG
- a CDS encoding sugar phosphate nucleotidyltransferase — MSLAIIIMAAGKGTRMKSDLAKVLHKVNGRPVIEYVLEKSTALAPDKIVLIVGHQADKVKEATANFPVEWALQEPQLGTGHAVMQAEEHLRSFPGDILILSGDAPLVSNSTLKDLIDNHRIENAAATVLTAHLENPSGYGRIIRYKDSNTVSKIVEHKDATPEELLVKEINSGIYVFKEDILFRSLHQITNDNAQQEYYLTDVFSVCFGKGEKVCALRTENADEIKGINTVEQLREAEKLLLHGS, encoded by the coding sequence ATGTCATTAGCTATCATTATCATGGCTGCCGGAAAAGGCACCAGAATGAAGTCAGATCTGGCAAAAGTGCTGCACAAGGTAAATGGAAGACCTGTTATAGAATATGTCCTTGAAAAATCGACTGCTCTTGCGCCCGATAAAATTGTGTTGATTGTAGGACATCAGGCAGATAAGGTAAAAGAGGCAACCGCAAATTTTCCGGTCGAGTGGGCCCTTCAAGAACCTCAGCTTGGGACAGGTCATGCCGTTATGCAGGCAGAAGAACACCTGCGTTCATTTCCAGGAGACATCCTAATCCTTTCAGGAGATGCTCCCCTTGTAAGCAATTCTACCCTCAAAGATCTCATTGACAATCACCGTATCGAAAATGCTGCGGCAACCGTACTGACAGCTCATTTAGAGAATCCATCAGGATACGGAAGAATCATTCGTTACAAGGACAGTAATACGGTATCCAAGATTGTTGAGCATAAAGACGCCACACCTGAAGAATTGCTTGTAAAGGAAATAAATTCAGGCATTTATGTCTTCAAAGAGGATATTCTTTTCCGTTCTTTGCATCAAATCACAAATGATAATGCTCAGCAGGAATATTATCTCACTGATGTTTTTTCTGTGTGTTTCGGAAAAGGAGAGAAGGTTTGCGCACTTCGGACAGAAAATGCTGATGAAATCAAAGGCATCAACACAGTGGAACAACTAAGAGAAGCTGAAAAACTGTTATTGCATGGCTCGTGA
- a CDS encoding VOC family protein → MKLTGINQITLRVNDVRVAEDFYVGVLGMKIEYRAGANISYLRVKSDMIVLVKAETPGVPEARDIRVDHFGFRLPTDTEVDEAADYLEEQGVHLVTRPAQRREGRAFFVMDPDGNLIEFYSMKSRELEASEEMIDNSLPDELAAQSRKKMAEKGVGKKTRRSRK, encoded by the coding sequence ATGAAGTTGACAGGGATTAACCAGATTACTCTCAGAGTCAATGACGTAAGGGTTGCTGAAGATTTCTATGTTGGGGTGCTCGGGATGAAAATCGAGTATCGAGCAGGAGCCAATATCTCGTATCTGAGAGTCAAGTCGGATATGATTGTTCTTGTTAAAGCAGAGACGCCGGGGGTGCCTGAGGCTCGGGATATTCGGGTTGATCATTTCGGTTTCAGGCTTCCCACCGATACCGAAGTCGATGAAGCTGCGGATTACCTCGAAGAACAAGGCGTACATCTCGTCACCCGGCCTGCTCAGCGTAGAGAGGGAAGAGCTTTCTTCGTGATGGATCCGGATGGGAATCTCATTGAATTTTACTCAATGAAGTCCAGAGAACTCGAGGCTTCCGAGGAGATGATCGATAACAGTCTACCCGATGAGCTTGCTGCACAATCCAGAAAAAAAATGGCTGAAAAAGGGGTTGGGAAAAAAACCAGAAGAAGCAGAAAGTAA
- a CDS encoding DNA-directed RNA polymerase subunit omega produces MSVKPVDLNSLRARHENLYETVVAISKRAKEIHEEERAELEEKLLPYKEMIRNPASESESDKVFPEQVAISLEFEARQKTAQRAINQFLQNKFDYTLEEKSDKAKVQNGEENEVDRD; encoded by the coding sequence ATGTCCGTGAAACCAGTAGATTTGAACAGTTTGAGAGCCAGGCACGAAAATCTTTATGAGACGGTAGTGGCAATATCGAAAAGAGCTAAAGAAATTCATGAAGAAGAACGTGCAGAGCTTGAAGAGAAATTGCTTCCATACAAGGAGATGATTCGTAATCCGGCGAGTGAGTCCGAGTCTGACAAGGTTTTTCCTGAGCAGGTTGCAATCAGTCTTGAATTTGAAGCTCGTCAGAAAACAGCTCAACGGGCAATCAATCAGTTTCTTCAGAACAAGTTTGATTATACTCTCGAAGAGAAAAGCGATAAGGCAAAGGTACAGAACGGAGAAGAAAATGAAGTTGACAGGGATTAA
- the gmk gene encoding guanylate kinase — translation MSVKPGKLVVFSAPSGTGKSTVAKLVLERIKSLDFSVSATTRKRRKGEVEGKNYYYLTKEAFEKKIKSGGFIEYEHFFGNFYGTLLDKTGEAVVAGKNLLFDLDVKGALNLKKRFPDSSLLIFLKPPSFDELKKRLLKRDSENDKTLEERLERAEFELSLAHQFDREVVNDDLNRTVDEITTVITEFLSKQ, via the coding sequence ATGAGTGTCAAACCGGGAAAGTTGGTCGTATTTTCAGCCCCTTCCGGAACCGGGAAGTCAACAGTGGCGAAACTGGTGCTGGAACGCATAAAAAGTCTTGATTTTTCTGTATCTGCCACTACACGCAAAAGACGCAAAGGGGAAGTTGAGGGTAAGAATTACTATTATCTGACAAAGGAAGCGTTTGAAAAAAAAATAAAAAGTGGTGGTTTTATCGAGTATGAGCATTTCTTTGGCAACTTTTATGGGACATTGCTGGATAAAACAGGCGAAGCTGTCGTGGCCGGCAAGAATTTGCTGTTTGATCTGGATGTCAAGGGAGCATTGAACCTCAAAAAACGTTTTCCTGACAGTTCTCTCTTGATTTTTCTCAAACCTCCCTCTTTTGATGAATTGAAGAAACGGCTTCTGAAAAGAGACAGTGAAAATGATAAAACCCTTGAAGAGCGCCTCGAGAGAGCGGAATTTGAGCTTTCATTGGCACATCAGTTTGATCGGGAAGTTGTAAACGATGATCTCAACCGAACGGTCGATGAAATAACAACGGTTATTACTGAATTTCTTTCAAAACAATAA
- a CDS encoding YicC/YloC family endoribonuclease produces the protein MLESMTGFGSAESVKDGVHVVAEVRSVNNRFAEISVKLPRQFSSYELDVREQIRSCLQRGKVSAFVQVKLDEEKQIPITVNREKTRALRELLDIVRKEAGIESPLTLDHLLRFSEIFDSDSTLLEKTDEIWPFVREVLHEAIDGMKKMRFQEGEELAKDFMGRIASINDTLEEIQVLSRNNVSAVHQRLSEKIAVIAGDQVAYSRERLEMELVLMSDKLDITEECTRFASHNKFFIDEMMNSESGSGRKLNFLLQEQLREANTIASKSQNADISQKVVHIKEELEKIREQLQNIE, from the coding sequence ATGTTGGAAAGCATGACAGGTTTCGGAAGTGCAGAAAGTGTGAAGGATGGTGTTCATGTTGTCGCGGAAGTTCGTTCGGTCAATAACCGGTTCGCCGAGATAAGCGTCAAGCTTCCGCGTCAGTTTTCCTCATATGAACTTGATGTTCGTGAACAGATCCGTTCTTGTCTGCAAAGAGGCAAAGTATCGGCGTTTGTTCAGGTGAAACTGGATGAAGAAAAGCAGATTCCAATCACGGTCAATCGTGAAAAAACAAGGGCATTAAGGGAGCTTCTCGATATTGTCCGAAAAGAGGCGGGTATTGAAAGTCCTTTGACCCTTGATCATCTCTTACGCTTTTCTGAAATATTTGATTCCGATAGTACGCTCCTTGAAAAAACAGATGAGATTTGGCCTTTTGTTAGGGAAGTGCTCCATGAGGCAATTGACGGGATGAAAAAAATGCGATTTCAGGAAGGTGAGGAGCTGGCTAAGGATTTTATGGGGCGTATAGCGTCGATTAACGATACATTAGAAGAAATTCAGGTTTTATCCCGTAACAATGTGTCTGCAGTTCATCAGCGGCTTTCGGAAAAAATAGCCGTTATAGCAGGCGATCAAGTCGCATACAGCAGGGAGCGCCTTGAGATGGAGCTTGTACTGATGTCCGATAAGCTGGACATTACTGAAGAGTGTACCCGTTTTGCCAGCCATAACAAATTCTTCATTGATGAGATGATGAACAGCGAGAGTGGTTCCGGAAGAAAGTTGAACTTTCTGTTGCAAGAGCAGTTAAGAGAAGCAAACACAATCGCCTCAAAATCACAGAATGCCGATATTTCTCAGAAAGTTGTGCATATCAAGGAAGAGCTTGAAAAGATTCGTGAACAGCTCCAGAATATTGAGTGA
- the rpsO gene encoding 30S ribosomal protein S15, producing MSVTKEIKTGIIKKFGGTEQNTGQTEVQIALFSKRISDLTEHLKSHPKDKHSRHGLLKLVGKRKSLLAYLKKTDIERYRKVLADLELRK from the coding sequence ATGAGTGTCACAAAGGAAATTAAGACAGGTATTATCAAAAAGTTTGGCGGTACAGAGCAGAATACCGGGCAGACAGAAGTTCAAATTGCGCTTTTCAGCAAACGTATAAGCGATCTTACCGAGCATCTGAAGAGTCACCCGAAAGACAAACATTCCCGTCACGGTTTACTCAAGCTTGTAGGAAAAAGAAAAAGTTTATTGGCTTATCTGAAGAAGACCGATATCGAGCGCTATCGTAAAGTTCTCGCTGATCTGGAGCTTCGTAAATAA
- a CDS encoding bifunctional riboflavin kinase/FAD synthetase, with amino-acid sequence MRIVIFQESKVMDYHTGEEVAFPQEPSAVTVGSYDGVHAGHRKIIGQMVKTASTLKLRSVVVTFEPHPRQVVNRDPSGRLKLLTLLEEKAMLIERLGVEWLFVVRFDNVFAARSSESFIQEVLVDRIGAKSIVIGYDHGFGRDRKGGVNTLCSMAEQNHFEVNVVDEVRLGSEHFSSTRIRTLLREGDIKEANLFLGSSYLISGKVVHGNKKGRKIGFPTVNIEIESSDKLLPKLGVYIATTVIDGCEFKAMMNIGVRPTVAADSAPVVEAYILGHSGDLYGKVLTFQLLERLRDEMRFSSFEALREQLRKDKKSVEQYQK; translated from the coding sequence ATGCGAATTGTTATCTTTCAGGAATCGAAAGTGATGGATTACCATACCGGTGAAGAGGTTGCGTTTCCGCAAGAACCGTCTGCAGTTACAGTTGGGTCGTATGACGGGGTGCATGCAGGTCATCGCAAGATTATCGGTCAAATGGTAAAAACGGCTTCGACTCTTAAGCTTCGAAGTGTTGTTGTGACTTTTGAGCCTCATCCGAGGCAAGTAGTCAACCGTGACCCATCTGGACGTCTCAAGCTTTTGACTCTCTTGGAGGAAAAAGCCATGTTGATTGAGCGGCTTGGGGTGGAGTGGCTTTTTGTTGTCAGGTTTGACAATGTTTTTGCTGCGCGAAGTTCTGAATCATTCATTCAGGAGGTTCTGGTTGATCGGATAGGAGCGAAAAGCATTGTGATAGGCTATGATCATGGGTTCGGGCGAGATCGAAAAGGTGGTGTGAACACGTTATGCAGTATGGCCGAGCAAAACCATTTCGAAGTCAACGTCGTCGATGAAGTTCGGTTGGGCTCTGAACACTTTTCGAGTACAAGAATACGTACCCTTCTTCGGGAGGGGGATATCAAAGAAGCGAACCTGTTTCTCGGTTCCTCGTATCTGATTTCCGGAAAAGTCGTGCATGGTAATAAAAAGGGGCGAAAGATCGGATTTCCTACAGTGAACATCGAGATAGAGAGTTCCGACAAGCTACTGCCGAAACTCGGGGTCTATATTGCGACAACAGTTATAGATGGTTGTGAGTTCAAAGCTATGATGAATATCGGGGTGAGGCCAACTGTTGCTGCCGATTCGGCTCCAGTGGTAGAAGCATATATTCTTGGTCATTCGGGAGATCTGTACGGAAAGGTATTGACCTTTCAGCTTCTTGAGCGATTGCGAGATGAAATGAGGTTTTCGTCGTTCGAGGCACTTCGGGAACAGCTGAGGAAAGATAAAAAATCGGTGGAGCAATATCAGAAATAA